A DNA window from Plasmodium brasilianum strain Bolivian I chromosome 12, whole genome shotgun sequence contains the following coding sequences:
- a CDS encoding 40S ribosomal protein S3 has product MSAPMSKKRKFINDGVFQAELNEFLARILAEDGYSGVEVRVTPIRTEVIIRATRTREVLGDKGRRIRELTSLVQKRFFNKSTNSVELFAERVEHRGLCAMAQAESLRYKLLKGLAVRRACYGVLRHIMESGAKGCEVIVSGKLRAQRAKSMKFRDGYLISTGEPSKRFVNTATRSAQLKQGVLGIKVKIMLPTAIDTKTGLPSILPDNISVLEPKTDTIDV; this is encoded by the exons ATGTCAGCTCCT ATGtcaaaaaagagaaaatttaTCAATGATGGTGTTTTTCAAGCAGAACTGAATGAGTTTTTGGCTCGAATTTTAGCGGAGGATGGGTATTCAGGGGTAGAAGTTAGGGTTACACCAATAAG aACTGAAGTCATAATTAGAGCTACTCGTACAAGGGAAGTACTTGGAGACAAGGGAAGAAGAATACGTGAATTAACATCCTTAGTtcaaaaaagattttttaataaatcaaCAAATAGTGTTGAATTATTTGCAGAGAGAGTAGAACATAGAGGATTATGTGCAATGGCACAAGCTGAATCACTCAGATATAAACTTTTAAAAGGTTTAGCAGTAAGAAGAGCATGCTATGGTGTTTTAAGACATATAATGGAATCAGGAGCAAAAGGTTGCGAAGTTATAGTTTCAGGAAAATTGAGAGCACAAAGAGCTAAAAGTATGAAATTTCGTGATGGCTATTTAATATCTACTGGAGAACCTTCAAAAAGATTTGTTAATACTGCAACAAGATCAGCCCAATTAAAACAGGGTGTTTTGGGTATAAAAGTGAAAATTATGTTACCAACGGCTATCGATACAAAAACAGGATTACCATCTATTCTTCCAGACAACATTTCTGTTTTAGAACCTAAAACAGATACCATAGACGTGTAA